tacctgctgactggagaggtgagggattctgggtaatgtcagtatggagatcatctacctgctgactggagaggtgagggattctgggtaatgtcaccatggagatcatctacctgctgactggagaggtgagggattctgggtaatgtcattatggagatcatctacctgctggctagagaggtgagggattctgggtaatgtcattgtggagatcatctacctgctggctggagaggtgagggattctgggtaatgtcattatggagatcatctacctgctgactggagaggtgagggattctgggtaatgtcattatggagatcatctacctgctggctggagaggtgagggattctgggtaatgtcattatggagatcatctacctgctgactggagaggtgagggattctgggtaatgtcattatggagatcatctacctgctggctggagaggtgagggattctgggtaatgtcattatggagatcatctacctgctgactggagaggtgagggattctgggtaatgtcattatggagatcatctacctgctggctggagaggtgagggattctgggtaatgtcattgtggagatcatctacctgctggctagagaggtgagggattctgggtaatgtcattatggagatcatctacctgctgactggagaggtgagggattctgggtaatgtcattatggagatcatctacctgctggctggagaggtgagggattctgggtaatgtcattatggagatcatctacctgctgactggagaggtgagggattctgggtaatgtcattgtggagatcatctacctgctgactggagaggtgagggattctgggtaatgtcattatggagatcatctacctgctgactggggaggtgagggattctgggtaatgtcagttggagatcatctacctgctgactggggaggtgagggattctgggtaatatcaccatggagatcatctacctgctgactggggaggtgagggattctgggtaatgtcattatggagatcatctgcctgctgactggagaggtgagggattctgggtaatgtcattatggagatcatctgcctgctgactggagaggtgagggattctgggtaatgtcattatggagatcatctacctgctgactggagaggtgagggattctgggtaatgtcagtatggagatcatctacctgctgactggagaggtgagggattctgggtaatgtcattatggagatcatctacctgctgactggagaggtgagggattctgggtaatgtcattatggagatcatctacctgctgactggagaggtgagggattctgggtaatgtcagtatggagatcatctacctgctgactggagaggtgagggattctgggtaatgtcattatggagatcatctacctgctgactggagaggtgagggattctgatATTGTTAATTTTCAAATAGCCATTATATcatgggattaaccccttaaggaccaaacttctggaataaaagggaatcatgacatgtcacacatgtcatgtgtccttaaggggttaaacacaagggGGGTTATAACCTCACTCAGTCAGGTATAAGCATAACATAGGTTGTATATTTAAGGTTGCTGCAAATTCGTTTTAATTTTATGTTCTGGACTGAGACATATTAGCAGATATGATATAGAATTGTTCTGTGTTTCAATGTGTAGAATTACATTGCTGCAAAGGAGTCTAAAAATAAGGTCGGGCACATCAGCAGTCCCTGTGTGTCAGAAGAATCCTGCAAGACCCAGATCTCCAGCATGGTGCCTCCATCTCACTCCCTGATACGTGAGAGGAACAATGAAAAGAAGATCCTGGAACTGACCAACCAGATCATCCAGCTGCTGACTGAagaggtgaggctgctgggaatgggacattatacagtaaaaccaagggctgtgtctggatggtgactgtatcattgtgtgtgtcaggttcccATAAGGTGTGAGGATGTCACTGTCCATCTCTCCATGGAGGAGTGGGAGTATCTAGAAGATAACAAGGATGTTTACAAGGACGTGATGATGGAGAATCATCAACCCCTCCGCTTATTAGGTAGGTGGATCATTTTACTCTCATTAATATTTATAGGACAGATGTTATCACACATGATCTAATATAATACAGGTAGTGTTACAAGATTGTATTTCAGAGAAAGTAGCTGGTAACATTTGCTTCAGAGTGCAATCTCAGCATGTATGTGCTGCTTGTGATAGATTCAACTAGTAAGTACACAGTACACAGTATATTTATAAGCGATGAAAAAGAATCACTGCACAGGGATGCCttttcttaaaggggcactataggcacccagaccacttcagctttaagaaactgcaataattacctgctagggttaactccacctctagtggctgtctgacttcCGTGTCGCTGAGCGACTTTTGTTCGCGTAAATGAAGCTGGGCGTCTTCAAGCTATGCATGAGGAAATCCAACGGCAACAAaaatcccattggaaagcattatacatccAAAATTAACAATTTTGACAACCACATTTTTATTATGTGGGATGAAGAATAAAACATCGGTCGTCTGTAATAAAAGCACCACAGAACTGCAAATTTTATAATAAGAAAATGATGCTGTGCATGATCACTAACTACTGTCCCAGCTTAACTAGATCTCAGACAAAAGAAATTAGCTTACTATATAATACACTAGAAAGACACACCCccaaaaagtgtacctcacacacactatataaaatatgcacaaaagcgtgtataaaaccccaagggtgatatacacaggtagagggtggtacaaaacaatacaacctgtttATGGCTGATCGTGAACGTGGGATCTATTGAAtggcaaaaaatacaaaatatggtgaagtaaataaggcaaagataaattttgcacgtggtagagaacttacaaaagagagatggtaatcacgcctgtcaccctgtcaggggtattgtcCAAATGAAGGATCAGATGTATATGATAGAGACTGGATAGCAGTGGAAGCAGGTGTCTGTCTCGTAGTATATGGAGAGGAGAAGTTCCAGATTCAATCGCTTATACGGCAATATCACTTTTGctcaggaataaaagaaaatagaaatagtgcagattgtataaaatttacaaaatttattacaaagattgcacttacagaaaatcagtggtaaaacagcatgtctccataatGAAGTTTTGGTCTGGTCTCCAGATGGTGATAGAAAGAGATCCAAAATTGGAGatgcacaaaaacaataaaataaaataaaatagaatggacTATAATAACAGTGCTGGTTATTAGCATAAAATGTCCAGAGTGTAGTATCCTACACTCTGGACATTTTATGCTAATAACCAGCActgtccctgtcctcttaaccctgctatgtaaaacgtgtgtttacattacagtgttAGGTCCAGAGGTaagtcagtatgacagccactagggcTGTTTCCACTGGATTGACCAAGTAAAGCTCAATCACGTGATGCGGAAgctccataggatagcattgatttaatgttttcctatgggaaagtttgaATGCACGTGCTGAACtttctgcgcatgtgcattaggtctccagtgcttctctatgaagaGCATTGAATTGGATCAAGCCAGAGAAGGTCCTGCCTgggaaaaatctttattttttttgagtgtgACATCAATTTAGAGGTACAGAGAgggacactatagagttaggaatccAAGTGTGTATCCCTTatgccatagtgttcctttaattgcaaACTACCATAAAGTTAGTAACAATCACAGAACAATAATGCTTAAATAAAAAAAGCATACAGAATAATAATGCCAAAAAAAGCATGCTTTTTTATAGCATTATTATTCTGTGAATATTAACTTTATGGTCCCCCAGGAAATCCCATCTTGGGGACGAAATGCGTAGGAACTAttacttttactttattttatgcacaattttatattggcTTTATCTATATTAAATAAAATCTGCTTTAATAACATCCACTATCTGGAGTCCTGATTTGCGGTGGTGTAAACAAATTCAGGAAGGGAATTGGAGCACCCCATCTCCGTCAGGGGAAGCACCCTTGAAGCGCAATTTACACCTTATTCCTGTGAGTGGATTCAATTATAGcacaaataattttatttaactgaattacactatgttctgtatatttttgGTACCTGCTGTATTCCCCTTTTTCTGCGTATAtatcttagtaaataaccctacatGTTTTACCTGGGTTATTAATCATATGACCTAATGCAAAAATCATTATTTAAGCTTCGGACAAGTGATAAAAACCCCATGggcagggggcggagcttgaccgccatgcGGAGAAGTCGCAATCACCCGGAGCTCTGATCAAGTGGCCGACATTGAGCCTGATTTACAGTAATCCAGCCAAACTAAACGGGTACCTCACCTACCCACCCCACAAAGCACCCAGTGGGAatggagcaggggcactatgaaCTCTCCGGGCGCACTTGCCAAGGCAGGTCTGACTTGGGGCCTAGCAGTTGTTGCGGGGCGGGAGATGCAGCCGGTCTCCCAACTCCAAAGTCCTGTAGGGCACCGAagatccttcccctcccccccatggaccggcgggggtcatcccggtctgccaCGGTATCCATAAACCAGCTCCTGCACACTTGGGCCCTACCAGATGGGCAAGGCTGGGAGGTGACAGCGAAACTCTGCTCACCCAAGCTGGCGATTGCCAGCTCCACCACGACGCCCACATGAAACGCTGATCCCATACACCGCAGAGACAGGCTGCTAACACACCTGGATCAGCTCTGTGCAGCATTTCAATGGCGGGAGCCAGAGAGGTCAGAGGCAATAACACCTCAGCAGCAGACCCCCTGCAGGTGACAACGGAAGGGAGAATACCCCAAGTGTTGGGTTAGGCATCACTCACGAATCCGGGCTCAAAGTACCAGCAATCAGAACCAGCTGACACGCGCCTCGGAGAACCCCTACTCAGCCTCAACCTGGGACAGAAAGACACAGCCTCAAGAGATGGCGTAGGGTGGAAGCCATGAACAGACCCTGGGACTAAACGCATACTGATGAGTGCTATTTGCCTAATAATATGATGCAGCCTCTCAGCCGGAGACCCCCCTTATGCTCTTACAATTAAGGGTTACTGTGTGTAGTAGACAGGAACAAAAATGCTATGGTTTTCCATAAATCTTGTACCCTAGCTTTGAATATGTCTCCATACTCTTGCTTATATCCACCCTTATAATGTGCAGCCCCATCAACTTGTTGCTCAATGGTTATGTTtcaatatactatatataatctTGAACCCGTCTGTACTGTACTGGCAGGATATTGCTAGATCTGCTAAGCTAATACCAAGCACTACTTAAATTCCTATCTTTATGTTTAAACCTGGTCAACATCTTCTTAACTAAAAAAATGTGCACGTAAACCCATTGTTATAAGCGATGAAAATCAGtgtgaggattgccgttggggtaccgcaCGCGTGTTGCTATAtttctatgcactgcaaaaaaacaaacaaaaaaaaaaaaccatgggcAATTCTACCAATGTACCCAAATCACTCAAACATTTAATTGACCCCTAGAAAGCTCACTCCAAAGTAGACCACGATCAATTAGATTCAAGtataagctttttttctttttgtgcatTATACCAAGTCAATTAGAACTTAATTTTTCTTAGATATTGTCCCTATGGTGTTCCCCAAGAATAGGTGAAGAAATGAATTTGGTTAGTTGAATTAAAATATCACAGAAAAATAATGGGAACTGGACTCAATCCACATAAGCCAAAagggtaattaaccccttaaggaccaaacttctggaataaaagggaatcatgacatgtcacacatgtcatgtgtccttaaggggttaactagacCATGGGCCAGCACCAGCACAGCAAAATATAGATACCAATTGAAGAAAAAATGTCCAGGCACTCTAATGCTTTATAGACATATTTTGTAGAACCAGGGGATGACACACAATGTTTCGACCCACAAATGGCCCTTTGTCAAGTTACTTCACTCCTAGAAAtgcaaacattttattattttattcacttattGTTTGTATTATTGCACTTGTATTGCTGCATATTTCTACAGCCAGTGTACATATTGCAAAATTAAAATGAGTGTTATAACCAGCTGCTTTTAAAATGAAGCTACTGGACTTGTTTAACAGAAGTCTTAATCAGAGTTTATTTCTTTCCTGTAGGTGATTCCAAGGACAAGAGTGAAAGTGATAACCCACCTGTTCCAGCTAAACGTGTAAATGAAAATAATCAAAAagcaaaacagaaaaagaaatgtTTTAGGATCAATCACAGAAGAAAGAAACTGACTAAACCTGGGAGACGTGTAGGCAATAAACCACTATTACGTAAGGAAGGAAATCTCAAAGACTCTTCTGAACAAATGGAGACAGAACATACCTCGATCTACTTCAAAGAGGGGTCAGCCTCCTGTGTAGAGGGGGTTATTGTAGACTCTGGCATTTATACACCCACAGAGCCTTTATCTACTACAAGTGAGAAGGGCTTAGACTCCACAGAAGAAATTAATCACTCAAACACCGGAATTCAGTCTGCAGAACATCCACATACAGAATGTACAATTCAAGTGAAAGATGAATGCTGCTTTCTCGATGCAGGAAATCTCACACCCGTGTATAATAATACTTCCTCacgacacacacaagcagaatatCTAGCTATTAAAGTCAAAGAGGAATCTACCATCTGCGAAGAAAGAATGAGCATAGTCCCAGTTATTTGTACACCCACAGATAATTCACAGACAGAATACACATCTACTTATAAAAAGGAGGAATTGGGTCCATGTGAAGGAGATCTCAATAGTACAGATATTTTTACATGCTCTGAACATGCACAGTCAGATTATATATCTACTAACATAAAGGAGGAATGTTGCTTTGATGTAGAAGAAGAAAATCTCAGACATTTATACCAGCTCACTGAGGATACATCTTCAGATCCGAATTATCAAAGACCTCTCCCATCGTCCTTTGGGAAACGGTTCAGCAAGAACTATTTGAATAAACATTTGTTACTTTTTGCAGAagagaaaccctttttttgttcagAGTGTGGAAAATCTTTTCGACAGGAGCAGTATCTTGCTATACATcagaggattcacacaggagaaaaaccgtACTCTTGTTCCGTCTGCGGGAAGTGTTTTATCCGCAGGTCATATCTCAATTTACACGAGAGAATTCACATAGGAGataaaccattttcatgttctaaGTGTAAGAAGTCTTTTAATAGGAAATCAACTTTGAATAGACATCTGAAAATTCACACAGGGGAGAAGCCATTTTCTTGTTCAGAATGTTGGAAAAGTTTCACCCAGAAGTCATCCCTTGTTACCCATTGGAGGATTCACACAGGTGAAAAACCAATTGCATGTTCTCAATGTAAAGTTTGTTTCAGAGATGCATCAGGTCTTTATAGACATAATTTCATCCATGCCGGAGACACCCCACTTTCTTGTACAGAGTGTGGAAAGTGTTTCAATCAGAAACCAGCTTTTAAATCACATCAGAGGATTCACTCAGGAGAGAAGAAATATTCTTGCTCAGAATGTGGGAAATGCTTTATTCACAAATCACGTCTTCTCAGACACCAAgtgattcacacaggagaaaaaacgTTTGCTTGTTCTGAATGCAAAAAGTTTTTTAGCAGTGAGTCGAGCCTTTATACACATCAGAAGATTCACACGggagagaaaccatttttttGTGGTGACTGCGGTAAATGTTTTGGTCAGAAATCTCATCTTGTTGTACATcagaggattcacacaggagaaaaaacaTTTTCCTGTTCTGAATGCGGGAAAAGTTTTAGTCAAAAGTCCCATCTTGTTGCACATTggaggattcacacaggagagaagccattttcatgttcaaactgtgggaaatgttttgggaCGAAGAACTCTCTGAATAAACACATGAAAATGCACACGTGAAAAAAGAGAAACGAATTGGTAAAGCTGTGAAAAACTGTTCATTTGGACAGGTTATAGCAAGGACATCacctaaaaaaaccaaaactttaatttacaaaatagagcataattattttttatatattgtgttaaCATTTTCAAAACCAGATCAGCAGTATTTTTATTTGGTAGTATTactagtattattttatttatttttgtcatgttTAAAGGCAAACTCTTAATGTTAGAAATATGAACACCTATTTTTAATGTTAAAGTTTATTGCTTTCAT
The DNA window shown above is from Pelobates fuscus isolate aPelFus1 chromosome 10, aPelFus1.pri, whole genome shotgun sequence and carries:
- the LOC134574541 gene encoding oocyte zinc finger protein XlCOF22-like; protein product: MVRDRMGEKILNLTLEIIYLLTGENYIAAKESKNKVGHISSPCVSEESCKTQISSMVPPSHSLIRERNNEKKILELTNQIIQLLTEEVPIRCEDVTVHLSMEEWEYLEDNKDVYKDVMMENHQPLRLLGDSKDKSESDNPPVPAKRVNENNQKAKQKKKCFRINHRRKKLTKPGRRVGNKPLLRKEGNLKDSSEQMETEHTSIYFKEGSASCVEGVIVDSGIYTPTEPLSTTSEKGLDSTEEINHSNTGIQSAEHPHTECTIQVKDECCFLDAGNLTPVYNNTSSRHTQAEYLAIKVKEESTICEERMSIVPVICTPTDNSQTEYTSTYKKEELGPCEGDLNSTDIFTCSEHAQSDYISTNIKEECCFDVEEENLRHLYQLTEDTSSDPNYQRPLPSSFGKRFSKNYLNKHLLLFAEEKPFFCSECGKSFRQEQYLAIHQRIHTGEKPYSCSVCGKCFIRRSYLNLHERIHIGDKPFSCSKCKKSFNRKSTLNRHLKIHTGEKPFSCSECWKSFTQKSSLVTHWRIHTGEKPIACSQCKVCFRDASGLYRHNFIHAGDTPLSCTECGKCFNQKPAFKSHQRIHSGEKKYSCSECGKCFIHKSRLLRHQVIHTGEKTFACSECKKFFSSESSLYTHQKIHTGEKPFFCGDCGKCFGQKSHLVVHQRIHTGEKTFSCSECGKSFSQKSHLVAHWRIHTGEKPFSCSNCGKCFGTKNSLNKHMKMHT